TCTCATTTCAATACTTTCACTCAAAGCCAAGAGACCCAGGGTCTCTTCTCCGAGCAAGCAAACCAGGTCTGCATCCCCTGCGCGTGCCGCTGGCTCCTCGGACCAGCCACCATGTCGGCCTTCCCGCTCCGACCAAGGCGTCGTCGGCGGCCAAACGTTGCCGGAGCTGCCGCCAGCCGTGACGCAAAATCCCTCTTTTCCTTTCCTCACGCGAGAACAGGGGAGTGTCGTATTTCTCTCCTTCAACTGACCACCACCGAGATCCTCCGCCGTCGCGAGCCGCCGTCACAACAACCCTTCGTCGGACCACCACCGCGAGCAACCACCGTGTCTTCGGAAGCCAATGCGGACTCCAGCCGCACAGCCACGACCATCACCTCGTGAATTCCCCCTATTCTCACATTACACTTTGTTTTATCACACACTCATTCTACATTGAAGTTGGAATCTCACNNttttttcatgtttttaactTCAAGNTGttgttttcttccttaaatAAAACTTGATTTGTCTCCTGGATTTGTTCCGACGTTGACAGGGAAAGGAGGAATCAGAGGAGCTTAAGTAGATTTGATTTGTTGGTTCTGTTTGGTACAGGGGAAAGATGGTTTCCGATTGAGGGTAGCTACAGCNCATACTGCTGCCTAGATGGAGGGGAAACTGTCGATTGCTAGATGCGCAAAAACCACTTCtattctttttgtcttttgcATAAGAGCTGATACGAAAATGTATcagtttttgcttctgtttgcattttgttatgtgttttcTGGGTGGAAGGAAATGGACATTGAAGTCACGATGGGTGTATTTTGATTAACAGATGAAGTCACAGAAGAAGCAAACGACTATGTACTGATCAAACATCCCTCATGCATATCCAGACAACATTATTCATTCATACccaacatcattcattcatatctagACTCATAACAGAGGGCATGCATTCACATAAGGCAAAACCAAGAGCTTAAATAAGGAAACTTACCTTCGCAGCTTCAAAAGAACTCTTCCTTTTGGGTTCTAGTTCCCTCTGTCTTCTTGACTAGAATTTTCCTTTGCTTTCCAATGGTCTTGCCGACGTAAGAAGGTTGAATAAGAGGTTCAAGGATGGCAACCAAAGTGAAGGCAATTGGTTCCCTCTTATCTCCGTGAGGTCTCTCTCCTAAGCCATGATGATCTGTGTCAAAGGTGAGTCCTCAATACTCTCTGGCTGTGATGGTGATTATGGCCTCTGAGACGGTGAATACGATTGTGATAATGGGTATTGGAGGTGGATGATTCACGCTGTTGGAGCCACCCTAGTTGGGTGTTggaggttttttctttttatctgtGAATCGAGGAAGTTGCTTCCAAGTTCTCTTTTTCGTCCCTTTTTCTGCTATGAGATTTCTTCAAAGTCAAAGGCGTGTCTGTCCAATGGTTGCTTCCTGCAACCCAGCCACCTTCTCTGCTCTCATGTTCTCATGGACAGAGACGGTCTTTTGGCTTTTGGTAGTAAGCCAAAGATAGTGTAGGTCTGTCTCTATTGCGTCCATGGCTGAGCAAAATATTTGCACCCAAAAGGAGACAGCGTGCAAAAACGAGAAGAATAACAAGGTTGACCTTTgtgattttactttttcatttttcatctttttgtcAACAGTACAGtggaaataattatataaaaatatcccTTTCttgaacttaaaatataaaaacgaattaaaaagaaacaacaaaataaataaaatatgaaggcaaaatacaataaagtaaaccgaaagaagaaagaaaataaaaatgaaataacataaaataaaatggaatacaataaaataaattaaaataaaatgaaataagataaaacaaaaagaaataagataaaatagaaataaaagaaaagaaaacaaacaaaaatcaccttttttttttttaaatttatacgaACAttattgatgagtcaatattttctcgactttacttagtttattgtaccgaaattaatcagggaattgtgtttaaatatccggtattttcccgtttttgctaattgtgcttaatttgaccggaaattcgaattttaattaatttgaatcttctgagctaattattaattttagacATTTGAAGGGTTGTCACATCATTCAAGACTTTCCACAAAAGAAGTGTACACAAGGAGGGCACTATggtgattttataaaaaataggagTGCTTAAATTGGAAAGGGGAGTGACATCTAGANAAAGCATGCTGCTTATGAATGCTGATCTATTTAATTGGGAGGTGCATACAGCACGACACACATCATTCAAGGCCTGCACATTTGAAGAGCTTGAGGTGTGTGCTTGTAGGAAAAGGTGTGGCAGCAAGCAACTCCACACAATTCAGCAATGGCGCACACGGATCCACGCCTACATCATGTAGCatccaacaaaataaaagtcCAGCACGGGATTAATGAATGCTGATTAATATGGAGCTGATTTCATCTGTGACACGACCACGTCAAAGCTTGGGCACCAACGCGTTATGAGGGTTTCATTTTGGAAGGAAATCATTTGTCATTTTAGGGCCCGCCACCCACTTTGCATTAAATTGGCTTCAATTGGAAAGAGCTGGTGTAGAAAAGCACCACGGCCCAAATTTTGGAGGTGCGTCCAGCAAGTCCATCTTCGGAAGCAGATTTCCAGACGGTTTGGACAACAACTGAGGAAGCCCACGCACACAGTAGGTTTTGGCATTTTAGCTGGCCAGTTGTCACGAGGGAGAAGAGATTGAGGAGGCAGCTGTCACTCTTTGGTTTGGCTTGGAGTATTCTTTTTGCTGGCTTTGGAACGTTTCCTGGAGGCTAGCAATGTTATTAACGGTGCTGGATTTTGGTTGATTTCTTTGCTGGAGCTACATTGAAAATGTCCTTGAGATTGAACTATATTAGGTGGAGTTACAGGATATGTGGCAGCTTACGGTGATTTATGTTTGGGGTTGCACAAcgttttatacattatttaattattctagCTGCAATTTCCATATTATTTAGAAGTTTAAGTATGCAATTTCAAGTTTGGAAATTTCAATTCACGTGAGTCATTTATTgcacttttcaaggcttatcaTTTATGCTTTAGTAATTCCATTTTCAAACTTTCGCTGAACGTTGCATTTTAAATTCacgttaatatattttatattactttgttGGATTGTAATTGATTTATgctttttaattagttttatttatttatttattgttgcatTTTAACAGATTCAATcatgtttagataattgtttgtgtagtattgggtttagcattttcactttctggactcgtttttaaaaaaattactacaaccacaccagaggtccaaatgctacgttttatatatcaaatgaaagataattgagtctactttccaggaaaaaaaaaacctcatgtCATTTAGAGCTTTGTAGAAAANNNNNNNNNNNNNNNNNNNNNNNNNNNNNNNNNNNNNNNNNNNNNNNNNNNNNNNNNNNNNNNNNNNNNNNNNNNNNNNNNNNNNNNNNNNNNNNNNNNNNNNNNNNNNNNNNNNNNNNNNNNNNNNNNNNNNNNNNNNNNNNNNNNNNNNNNNNNNNNNNNNNNNNNNNNNNNNNNNNNNNNNNNNNNNNNNNNNNNNNNNNNNNNNNNNNNNNNNNNNNNNNNNNNNNNNNNNNNNNNNNNNNNNNNNNNNNNNNNNNNNNNNNNNNNNNNNNNNNNNNNNNNNNNNNNNNNNNNNNNNNNNNNNNNNNNNNNNNNNNNNNNNNNNNNNNNNNNNNNNNNNNNNNNNNNNNNNNNNNNNNNNNNNNNNNNNNNNNNNNNNNNNNNNNNNNNNNNNNNNNNNNNNNNNNNNNNNNNNNNNNNNNNNNNNNNNNNNNNNNNNNNNNNNNNNNNNNNNNNNNNNNNNNNNNNNNNNNNNNNNNNNNNNNNNNNNNNNNNNNccgaattgtgttgatgatttgcgcgtaattcttagttattgtgtcattttcaccatttgggcttaattagaccaataattcatattttaattaatttgaattatttgagcttaattattcttatttctattttcagggcaattttggaactatactttgggacttttggaagggcaccaagcaaattgaagaatttccacAAGGCAAATTAGATTTAATCTAACTTAGCTTAGtgatttagattttgttaatgaagttttgtaataattgggcGAATTTTGTAGAGTAGGCAAAAGCCCAATAGAAAAAATGACATGTCTTTAgggtttgggtggaccccaccctagttTTTTTGGTGACTCATTTTTGAAACCTAGGGATTCCCATTTGGTAGAGTGAGCCGTCATATGCTTGAATATTCCAGACCTCTCTCACAGTTTTTTTACCACATGTTGCTGGAACGTTTCCGAGAGAGAAATTGCAATGGTAGTTCACGTTTCCAATGGTTtaatgaatgaagcattttgattttccattttgctttttatgcattttttatttaagcttAATGCTACTTCTTTGCTGGAACGGAAATGATGCAAAGGTTTTTGTTGGTTGTTTTCTTGAGAGTTGTTGCCATGGTCCAGAATTTAGGTCTCGGTAATTGCAATCTTTGAAAGAGGGAGGTACCGTGAGTTGGTGAAGAATGGATGGGATGGTTATCACTTACAATGCTTTGGTGGAATGAGAATGTGGGTCCAGAGCCTTAATGCTCTTGAGCTTTGAgattggaattttatttttcaattggaaAAAGTGCTGCAGCAACTCTTGGGCAATATTGATGTTGATGAATGAAGAATTGAATTGATGAAGTTGGTGGAAGGTCATGTCAGCAAAGGAGGCATATAAGCACGGTGGTGGTATATTTTTGGAAGCAAagtcattttgtttttaaagaaGTATAAAGAACGTAATTCATTGGTCAATGAAGACGTGATTCATGGAGAGAAGTGTTATTTAATTGCTTCTTATCTTTTAGATGAAGGAGGCACGNATTCCATTGTAGTAGAAAGCAAAAAACCATTTTATGCTTTGGCATTGGGAGCATCAGACGTTGCTTTTAGctttgaagagagagagaacgGTTCTTGATTTGTTGAAAAGAGATGAAGCACGGATCCCAATAGAGTAGCAAGCTTATGGTTGATTATCATTTCTTTTCTAAGGAGAGTACAATTAGCATATGGAGTAGGCATTGAATTCTCTTTGCTAGCTGCANCATTGATGTCTCGGTCAAAGGAGTAACATTTCCTTGGGAATAGCTGCTGGAACAAGTCTCATATTTAGTCTGCAATTTCTTTGAAGGGGCCCACGGTGGTAAATTGGAGAAAGGGCCTTCAATGCAAGTGAATTAGTTTGGTGATTGAAATGTTGGTTGATNNNNNNNNNNNNNNNNNNNNNNNNNNNNNNNNNNNNNNNNNNNNNNNNNNNNNNNNNNNNNNNNNNNNNNNNNNNNNNNNNNNNNNNNNNNNNNNNNNNNNNNNNNNNNNNNNNNNNNNNNNNNNNNNNNNNNNNNNNNNNNNNNNNNNNNNNNNNNNNNNNNNNNNNNNNNNNNNNNNNNNNNNNNNNNNNNNNNNNNNNNNNNNNNNNNNNNNNNNNNNNNNNNNNNNNNNNNNNNNNNNNNNNNNNNNNNNNNNNNNNNNNNNNNNNNNNNNNNNNNNNNNNNNNNNNNNNNNNNNNNNNNNNNNNNNNNNNNNNNNNNNNNNNNNNNNNNNNNNNNNNNNNNNNNNNNNNNNNNNNNNNNNNNNNNNNNNNNNNNNNNNNNNNNNNNNNNNNNNNNNNNNNNNNNNNNNNNNNNNNNNNNNNNNNNNNNNNNNNNNNNNNNNNNNNNNNNNNNNNNNNNNNNNNNNatcaaatgaaagataattgagtctactttccaggaaaaaaaaacctcatctcatttagagttctgtagaaaaagttatggttaaaacattgagcaaaggtcagagctgcctagttccagcgtgaattttcgtttttactgttttaatttcattttaatttttccgcattcaccatgcaaacctttcacaaacccccccttcgtgtttgacttgattctgaaccgcagttggtccttgagagacgacctaggggtcactccctagctatactgcatttcttattatgcaatcaaatttgattgggcggcgacacccatcagctCCCAACCTCATCTCACTATCCAATTGGTCAACGGAGAGGGTTcagatgtctgaacgcatcagactcactTTCGGcgctagcacatatgactagtcacaactgactggaccaggccagggctgctctatgatcagggatgtgccaacttaggtttttaagtcccctctatcctaccaacaaagtaCTCTCAACCAGCCCcttatgatttatttaagtcATCAAAACTGTTCTATTATACTATAGACCTCAAATGACCAATTTTAACATTTCACTTCTTCTTATAGTGACCTGAAACAGTGCCTGTGCATTCAGATGCTACCCAAATAGTACTAATTAAGTCTGGCCCCAAACCTTTCCCAAAACATAATCAATCACAATAACTAACTCAGTCCCAAATAACAGATTATATTCATCAAACAGTAACTAACACAGATTATATTTATCAAACATCAAACAGTAATTAATCACAGTAACTAACACAGATTGTATtatcaaacatcaaacaataacTAATCACAATAACTAACATAGTTCATCAAACAGTACACAGGAAATCAATCACAGTCCCAacaaaacatcatatttttaaattaatcatgcATAAGACAATGAAACAggttcaataaaaataataattagctCCCTTTACCTGTGGGTTGCGCTGAACAGTATACCCAAGGTGCTCTAGCGACCCACACGACAATTTGCTCACCGACACTACATATCACCAAATAGGTGATAGAATGtagctcttagagctagaatatactgaaaatgaaaaggaaaacgtACAAGGCACATGCAGTCAGTAAAACTAAAAACCCTAGGTCCTAGAcagtgaaaaagaaagggaaaaaggcTTACCGGGTACGAACAGGAAAGCTGTCCGGTTCAAAGGATAGCTCTTTGCACCGCGAACGTTCAGATGCCTTTAGGTTACAACTCAAACGGTTCAGTGTTGGaagattttagagagaaggcagagcacCTTCTTATGGAGAAAATAGCTCTatctagagag
Above is a genomic segment from Vigna radiata var. radiata cultivar VC1973A chromosome 10, Vradiata_ver6, whole genome shotgun sequence containing:
- the LOC106775755 gene encoding uncharacterized protein LOC106775755, encoding MSAFPLRPRRRRRPNVAGAAASRDAKSLFSFPHARTGECRISLLQLTTTEILRRREPPSQQPFVGPPPRATTVSSEANADSSRTATTITSERRNQRSLSRFDLLVLFGTGERWFPIEGSYSXYCCLDGGETVDC